The following proteins come from a genomic window of Micromonospora zamorensis:
- a CDS encoding Acg family FMN-binding oxidoreductase — MISTTFTPAGLRAAVAAAIRAPSLHNSQPWRFRLSDGGIEVRIDPDRLPQVGDPNRWAARLSCGAAVFNLRLALAVAGTPAEVRLRPHPHDLDTVALLVPARPRPATPAEQDLYSAIPRRHSNRRPFWPNPVAADARWRLIEAARAEGAWLEMVIGAGAVQTVAEIARSANRVLERDCAYRAELTRWIRTSPAVDGIPVEAGGPVPEPQDLLPQRAFGVRTRAPGRDFEPEPLVAVLGVQGDSATDQITAGQALQRVLLTATDSRLAVSMLSQPIEVPRAREQLRLALGRYGTPQMVMRIGYGQPGGPSAPRRDVDETIDLA; from the coding sequence ATGATCAGCACCACGTTCACACCTGCCGGGCTTCGCGCTGCGGTGGCCGCAGCGATTCGGGCGCCGTCGCTGCACAACAGTCAGCCCTGGCGTTTCCGACTCTCCGACGGTGGCATCGAGGTGCGGATCGATCCGGACCGGCTGCCGCAGGTCGGTGACCCCAACCGCTGGGCGGCACGGCTCAGTTGCGGCGCCGCCGTGTTCAACCTTCGCCTGGCGCTCGCCGTCGCAGGCACTCCGGCGGAGGTCCGGCTCCGTCCGCATCCACATGATCTGGATACCGTGGCCCTGCTGGTCCCAGCCCGGCCACGGCCCGCGACTCCGGCCGAGCAGGACCTGTATTCCGCGATCCCCCGACGGCACAGCAACCGCAGGCCGTTCTGGCCGAACCCGGTAGCGGCGGACGCACGGTGGCGTCTGATCGAGGCCGCCCGGGCCGAGGGCGCATGGCTGGAGATGGTCATTGGAGCGGGCGCGGTCCAGACGGTCGCCGAGATCGCCCGCAGCGCCAACCGGGTGCTGGAACGCGACTGTGCCTACCGGGCGGAGCTGACGCGGTGGATCCGCACCTCGCCCGCCGTTGACGGCATCCCGGTTGAGGCGGGCGGGCCGGTCCCCGAACCGCAGGACCTGCTACCCCAACGGGCCTTCGGGGTGCGCACCCGCGCGCCCGGCCGGGACTTCGAACCTGAACCACTCGTCGCTGTGCTCGGTGTCCAGGGCGACAGCGCCACCGACCAGATCACCGCCGGCCAGGCGCTGCAACGCGTGCTCCTCACCGCCACCGACAGCCGCCTCGCCGTCTCCATGCTGTCCCAGCCCATCGAGGTACCCCGAGCCCGCGAGCAGCTGCGACTGGCCCTCGGCAGGTACGGCACGCCTCAGATGGTCATGCGGATCGGGTACGGGCAACCGGGTGGGCCTTCCGCCCCTCGCCGCGACGTCGACGAGACGATCGACCTCGCCTGA
- a CDS encoding response regulator, translating into MIRVFLLDDHEVVRRGLTDLLHAAGDIEVVGESGSAREATARIPALRPDVAILDARLPDGSGIDVCRDVRTVDSSIRGLILTSYEDDEALFAAIMAGADGYVLKQIRGTDLVDGVRRVAAGQSLLDPAVTQRVLERIRNGVEQPRELEMLTEQERRILGYVAEGLTNREIAGKMFLAEKTVKNYVSSLLAKLGLERRTQAAVLATRLLRPHP; encoded by the coding sequence ATGATCCGTGTGTTCCTCCTCGACGACCACGAGGTCGTCCGCCGTGGTCTGACCGACCTGCTGCACGCCGCCGGCGACATCGAAGTGGTGGGTGAGTCAGGGTCGGCACGGGAGGCCACGGCGCGCATCCCGGCACTGCGGCCGGACGTGGCGATCCTCGACGCACGCTTGCCCGACGGCAGTGGCATCGACGTGTGCCGGGACGTACGCACCGTCGACTCGTCGATCCGGGGTCTGATCCTCACCTCGTACGAAGACGACGAGGCGCTGTTCGCGGCGATCATGGCGGGAGCTGACGGATATGTGCTCAAGCAGATCCGCGGCACCGACCTCGTCGACGGGGTCCGCCGGGTGGCGGCCGGTCAGTCGCTGCTCGACCCGGCGGTGACCCAGCGGGTGCTGGAGCGCATCCGCAACGGGGTCGAGCAGCCGCGCGAGCTGGAGATGTTGACCGAGCAGGAGCGCCGGATCCTGGGGTACGTCGCCGAGGGGCTGACCAACCGGGAAATCGCCGGAAAGATGTTCCTCGCTGAGAAGACCGTCAAGAACTACGTGTCGAGCCTGCTGGCGAAGCTGGGGCTGGAACGGCGTACGCAGGCTGCGGTGTTGGCCACCCGGCTCCTCCGCCCGCACCCCTGA